The following are from one region of the Candidatus Omnitrophota bacterium genome:
- a CDS encoding ribonuclease E/G, with product MSKEILINVDPREKRVVVVNAGRMEELYVERPQDKTIVGNIYKGKIEAVIPSINGAFVDIGMVKKGFLYLSEAESASESLGIHKPAQTKPAPNQTKEDKIFRGIKKGQEVLVQVVKESFGTKGPRLSAEIGIAGRYLVIMPQEEQVGVSRRIEDEDERRRLRGILQ from the coding sequence ATGTCTAAAGAGATACTGATCAATGTGGACCCGCGGGAAAAGCGGGTGGTAGTGGTGAATGCCGGCAGGATGGAAGAGCTTTATGTGGAGCGTCCGCAGGACAAGACTATTGTGGGCAATATTTACAAGGGCAAGATCGAAGCGGTCATTCCCTCGATAAACGGGGCGTTCGTGGACATCGGTATGGTCAAGAAAGGGTTTTTATACCTTTCGGAAGCGGAATCCGCCAGCGAGTCTTTAGGGATACATAAGCCGGCCCAGACTAAACCCGCGCCTAATCAGACCAAGGAAGACAAGATATTCCGGGGGATAAAAAAAGGCCAGGAAGTCCTGGTCCAGGTGGTCAAGGAATCCTTCGGCACAAAAGGGCCGCGGCTTTCCGCGGAGATCGGCATCGCCGGAAGATACCTGGTGATCATGCCCCAGGAAGAGCAGGTCGGGGTATCGCGCAGGATCGAGGATGAGGATGAGCGCCGCAGGTTAAGGGGTATTTTGCAG
- a CDS encoding TIGR03936 family radical SAM-associated protein, whose translation MDQQVYKIDFVFGKNGMMRYISHLDLMRLFTRASRRAQLPVKISEGFSPHPKISVKRALKLGLSSDAEEASMALTSRILPKDFMEKLQSQLPEGIEVKSVNYESRVG comes from the coding sequence ATGGATCAGCAGGTTTATAAGATAGATTTCGTGTTCGGCAAGAACGGTATGATGCGCTATATCTCTCATCTTGACCTGATGCGTTTGTTCACCCGGGCCAGCCGCAGGGCGCAGTTGCCGGTGAAGATCAGCGAGGGGTTCAGCCCGCATCCCAAGATCAGCGTTAAGCGTGCGTTAAAACTGGGATTGTCCAGCGATGCTGAAGAGGCCTCTATGGCCTTGACCAGCCGGATATTGCCAAAAGATTTTATGGAAAAGCTGCAGAGCCAGCTTCCTGAAGGGATAGAGGTCAAATCGGTAAATTACGAAAGCCGTGTAGGTTAA
- a CDS encoding secretin and TonB N-terminal domain-containing protein gives MRSGILSFGRTSVNLCFWLFIFFVFSPCYSQEAAPDPAPVAALAAAEEIKKVIQTDNITLDFKDADIHNVLKIMSQKSGINIVATPDVIGTITIKLVEVPWDRAMDVILKSNGFGYQKQGNVILVTKLENMSKIQADEPLRTEIINLKFLDAQDAMRILISMISNRGKISVLYNRGQKGWKFGTFKIGKEEVSARALEKEDAGSARSEIVSIERNAAGAVTSTKMDIEPSIKSKTIVITDTDAVLDRIKSVILPQIDRKPKQVLVEARIMEVNRDKLKDIGFDYGTGSSGATSSTITGVPTGKSNGQDTSTLGLNSLVSQISPSNFGAKGSTVGSTAGTYNTGMNLLFRKLSGTQFSVLVHALEEDVHANTLSAPRILTLDNQEASMLVGYHTPILSSSVTAGTSTEGSTQTQTLDYYQEIGIRLNVVPQVSEEGYINMIIHPSVTSSSSHVTATNIAGSDATTAITTEVDYPIIDVREAQTQVLMKDGETIVIGGLLKDVKSKSVIGVPFLSKIPFLGKLFTRETEDNSKVDLLIFISAHVIKDEEFSPEEIAELEKRMQGVFKVDAVSKTGKDPLKK, from the coding sequence GTGAGATCCGGCATTTTATCATTCGGCAGAACGAGCGTGAATCTTTGTTTCTGGCTTTTTATTTTTTTCGTTTTCAGCCCGTGTTACAGCCAGGAGGCTGCGCCTGATCCGGCTCCTGTTGCCGCCCTCGCAGCGGCCGAAGAGATAAAGAAAGTGATCCAGACGGATAATATTACCCTGGATTTCAAGGACGCGGATATCCATAACGTGCTCAAGATAATGTCCCAGAAGTCCGGGATCAATATCGTGGCTACCCCGGATGTGATCGGAACGATCACCATCAAGTTGGTCGAGGTTCCCTGGGACAGGGCGATGGACGTGATCCTTAAAAGCAACGGGTTCGGCTATCAGAAGCAGGGAAATGTTATACTGGTCACTAAATTGGAGAATATGTCCAAGATCCAGGCTGACGAGCCATTGCGCACTGAGATCATCAATTTGAAATTTCTGGACGCACAGGACGCCATGCGCATATTGATCTCGATGATCTCCAACCGCGGCAAGATTTCAGTGTTGTACAACCGCGGACAGAAAGGCTGGAAATTCGGCACGTTCAAGATCGGCAAGGAAGAGGTCTCCGCCCGGGCCCTGGAAAAGGAAGACGCCGGAAGCGCCCGTAGTGAAATAGTCTCGATTGAGCGGAATGCCGCGGGCGCGGTGACTTCCACAAAAATGGATATTGAGCCGTCGATCAAGTCCAAGACCATCGTTATCACCGACACCGACGCTGTGCTGGACCGGATCAAGAGCGTGATCCTGCCGCAGATCGACCGCAAGCCCAAACAGGTGCTGGTCGAGGCCAGGATAATGGAGGTTAACCGGGATAAATTAAAGGACATCGGTTTTGATTACGGCACGGGTTCAAGCGGCGCCACCTCCAGCACGATCACCGGTGTTCCGACAGGTAAGTCAAATGGCCAGGATACGTCTACCCTGGGCCTAAATTCCCTTGTTTCACAGATATCGCCTTCTAATTTCGGGGCGAAAGGCAGCACGGTCGGCAGCACTGCCGGCACCTATAATACCGGGATGAACCTTTTGTTCAGGAAGCTCTCCGGAACGCAGTTCTCTGTCCTGGTGCACGCCCTGGAAGAGGATGTGCACGCTAACACCCTGTCCGCACCGCGCATCCTGACCCTGGATAACCAGGAGGCATCGATGCTGGTGGGTTATCATACCCCGATATTGTCTTCCAGCGTTACCGCCGGGACCTCTACCGAGGGCTCGACCCAGACCCAGACCCTGGATTATTACCAGGAGATCGGGATCAGGCTCAACGTTGTCCCTCAGGTCAGCGAAGAAGGGTATATCAATATGATCATTCATCCCAGCGTCACTTCATCTTCTTCGCATGTAACCGCGACGAACATCGCCGGTTCTGACGCCACCACCGCCATAACCACGGAAGTGGATTATCCGATCATCGATGTGCGCGAGGCCCAGACCCAGGTGCTGATGAAAGACGGCGAAACTATAGTCATCGGCGGCCTGCTCAAGGATGTGAAGAGCAAAAGCGTGATCGGCGTGCCTTTTCTGAGCAAGATCCCGTTTTTGGGCAAGCTTTTTACCAGGGAGACCGAGGATAATTCCAAGGTTGACCTGTTGATATTCATTTCCGCCCACGTGATCAAGGATGAGGAATTCTCCCCTGAAGAGATTGCTGAACTTGAGAAGCGCATGCAGGGGGTGTTTAAAGTCGACGCGGTGAGCAAAACCGGCAAAGACCCGCTGAAAAAGTAA
- a CDS encoding type 4a pilus biogenesis protein PilO, whose translation MADILQEIRQDKQKLIAVFVAFGLIVILDCMFIIKAQLQNAGQAGAKVSRLKKDIAGVNKELTLAKSAVPGNSRGSKAGYKMYKEEDIPLLMEAISLYAKENNIKVMQITPVKETRSKEKLPSGEALGFRVKLNLNARYHKLGAFVNALEKSDHPVFVEEIKLSRSGNGPMLLDVNLTLKTYVKK comes from the coding sequence GTGGCCGATATTTTGCAGGAGATACGGCAGGATAAACAGAAGTTGATCGCGGTTTTTGTCGCTTTCGGCCTGATCGTTATTCTGGACTGTATGTTCATAATAAAAGCGCAATTGCAGAATGCCGGGCAGGCCGGGGCAAAGGTATCCCGGCTCAAGAAAGACATCGCCGGCGTAAATAAAGAGCTGACCCTGGCCAAGTCCGCTGTCCCCGGGAACAGCCGCGGCTCTAAGGCGGGGTATAAGATGTATAAAGAGGAAGATATCCCGCTGCTTATGGAGGCCATATCTCTGTATGCCAAGGAGAATAATATCAAGGTGATGCAGATCACTCCGGTAAAAGAGACAAGGAGCAAGGAAAAACTGCCCTCCGGGGAAGCGCTGGGCTTTCGCGTGAAATTAAATCTTAATGCCAGGTACCATAAGCTCGGTGCTTTCGTGAACGCCCTGGAAAAAAGCGACCATCCGGTGTTCGTCGAAGAGATAAAACTGTCCAGGTCCGGGAATGGGCCGATGCTTTTGGACGTCAACTTAACTTTGAAAACCTATGTTAAAAAATAA